The following proteins are encoded in a genomic region of Deinococcus misasensis DSM 22328:
- a CDS encoding ABC transporter permease, whose product MKKDVLPTLPLVLSLILMGFLLLPTFVVLGNGFTGGFFAALLEPVVLDALKVSVFTTSVSLLVTVLFGTPIAYLLARYRFRGKTLLDTLLDLPMVLPPVVAGVGLLLTFGRNGVLGPVLSLAGIQIAFSAAAVVMAQLFTSAPFFIRASRGGFMSIDPDIENAARVDGASNGQVFRFVTWPLAFPFLLEGMVLAWARALGEFGATILFAGSLQGETRTITLSIYAALESDLKPALVLSAVMVVVAFVMLGVVRKISALRQA is encoded by the coding sequence ATGAAAAAGGACGTGTTGCCTACCCTGCCTCTGGTGCTCAGCCTGATTTTGATGGGCTTTTTGCTGTTGCCCACTTTTGTGGTGCTCGGGAACGGGTTCACAGGGGGGTTTTTTGCTGCACTCCTTGAGCCTGTGGTGCTGGACGCCCTGAAAGTGAGTGTGTTCACCACCTCGGTGTCGTTGCTGGTCACGGTGCTGTTTGGAACACCCATCGCTTACCTGCTGGCCCGTTACCGCTTCAGGGGCAAAACCCTCTTGGACACCCTGCTGGATTTGCCGATGGTGCTCCCTCCGGTGGTCGCCGGGGTGGGTTTGCTGCTCACCTTTGGTCGAAATGGGGTGCTGGGACCGGTGCTGTCTCTGGCCGGAATCCAGATTGCGTTCAGCGCTGCTGCCGTGGTGATGGCGCAACTGTTCACCTCTGCCCCCTTTTTCATTCGGGCGTCCAGAGGGGGCTTCATGTCCATTGACCCGGACATCGAAAACGCAGCCCGAGTGGATGGGGCCAGCAATGGGCAGGTGTTCCGGTTTGTGACCTGGCCTCTGGCGTTTCCGTTTTTGCTGGAAGGCATGGTGCTGGCGTGGGCCAGAGCGCTCGGGGAATTCGGGGCGACCATTCTGTTTGCTGGGTCCTTGCAGGGCGAAACCCGCACCATCACCCTGTCCATTTATGCTGCGCTGGAATCGGACCTGAAACCGGCTCTGGTGCTTTCGGCGGTGATGGTGGTGGTGGCGTTTGTGATGCTCGGGGTGGTGCGCAAAATCAGTGCCCTCAGGCAGGCTTGA
- the modA gene encoding molybdate ABC transporter substrate-binding protein, translating into MKKMLLMLCFCLSVAHAETLTVFAASSLTEAFQEIGTAFGQKTGHQVRFQFAGSQILKTQLEQGAQADVFASANELQFDPLVKKGLLTDKTTFTRNQLAVVVPIQNPAKVRSLSDLAKPGLKLILASPNVPVGQYTRAVFDAFSKSSKGFTARALKNLISEENNVRQVVLKIALGEADAGVVYTTDIVGDNKNKVKTLAIPGKYNVITHYPMGVLKSSRQPEVAQAFVAFVQSRAGQSILKKWGFLPVRP; encoded by the coding sequence ATGAAAAAAATGTTGTTGATGCTGTGCTTTTGCCTGTCGGTGGCCCATGCAGAGACCCTGACGGTTTTTGCTGCCTCCTCTTTGACAGAAGCTTTTCAGGAGATCGGTACGGCATTTGGGCAGAAAACCGGGCATCAGGTGCGCTTTCAGTTTGCAGGCTCACAAATCCTCAAAACCCAACTGGAGCAAGGCGCACAGGCAGATGTGTTCGCCAGTGCCAACGAATTGCAGTTTGATCCTCTGGTCAAAAAGGGTCTGCTGACAGACAAAACCACCTTCACTCGCAATCAACTGGCGGTGGTGGTCCCGATTCAGAATCCTGCAAAGGTGCGCTCCCTGTCCGACCTTGCCAAACCCGGCCTGAAACTGATTCTGGCCAGCCCAAATGTGCCCGTTGGACAGTACACCAGAGCGGTCTTTGATGCCTTTTCCAAGTCCAGCAAAGGATTCACCGCCAGAGCCCTGAAGAACCTGATCAGCGAGGAGAACAACGTCCGTCAGGTGGTCCTGAAAATCGCTCTGGGTGAAGCGGACGCCGGGGTGGTCTACACCACCGACATCGTGGGAGACAACAAAAACAAAGTGAAAACCCTTGCCATTCCGGGCAAATACAACGTGATCACCCATTACCCGATGGGGGTCCTTAAAAGCAGCAGGCAACCTGAGGTTGCACAGGCTTTCGTGGCGTTTGTGCAGTCCAGAGCCGGACAAAGCATCCTGAAAAAATGGGGGTTCTTGCCGGTCCGCCCATGA
- a CDS encoding MBL fold metallo-hydrolase — translation MHIQRLHWAGLRLQHGNTTLLVDAITPPMTLPVNIKTPHRGALLTHHHPDHADLPYLTAMLGAGSTLLTHTDVAPLLPPSELHLRTTPLHQPVHLHPSTNDFTVWAVPAVDGLGDPQVSWVIDAGGKRILHAGDTLWHGHWWTIVRSYGPFDAVFLPINAPRVNLGRYPDSGIPIVMVPEQAVAAARILQARAVVPIHYGRHEPGRYVEIPDALSTFSDLAQQAGLPLKVLQPGETLEFLPVLS, via the coding sequence ATGCACATTCAAAGGCTTCACTGGGCAGGACTCCGACTCCAGCATGGCAACACCACCCTTCTGGTGGACGCCATCACCCCTCCAATGACACTTCCCGTCAACATCAAAACCCCGCACCGGGGTGCACTGCTGACCCACCACCACCCCGACCATGCAGACCTGCCCTACCTGACCGCCATGCTGGGGGCAGGCAGCACCCTGTTGACCCACACAGATGTGGCACCCCTTTTGCCTCCCTCGGAGTTGCATCTGCGCACCACCCCACTGCACCAACCTGTGCACCTGCACCCCTCCACCAACGATTTCACAGTGTGGGCGGTCCCTGCCGTGGATGGCCTCGGAGACCCACAGGTGTCATGGGTGATCGATGCTGGGGGCAAACGCATTTTGCACGCCGGAGACACCCTCTGGCATGGTCACTGGTGGACAATTGTCCGAAGTTACGGACCTTTCGATGCGGTTTTCCTGCCCATCAACGCCCCCAGAGTCAACCTTGGGCGGTATCCAGACAGTGGCATTCCCATCGTGATGGTACCTGAGCAGGCGGTGGCTGCAGCACGCATCCTGCAAGCCAGAGCCGTGGTGCCCATCCATTACGGACGCCATGAGCCGGGCCGGTACGTGGAAATTCCCGACGCTCTGAGCACGTTCTCTGATCTGGCCCAGCAAGCGGGATTGCCCCTGAAAGTCTTGCAGCCCGGTGAAACGCTGGAATTCCTGCCTGTCCTTTCCTGA
- a CDS encoding ABC transporter substrate-binding protein: MQKFVSVTLALLFAAPALAQVPKGYPASYQKTIDEARKEKKLVVYSSTDQASAQFLIDDFKTLYPFIEVEYNDIGTTQLYSRFISEAAAGGKSADFVWSSGMELQVKLAADGYALPYTSPEAKFYPASSKLDNILYGTTMEPGVLVYNKRFVKKPPTTRQEFAKLLADPKMNGKVATWDPEKSGIGFTFLHQDSVTVGSIMDLFKAFGKSGTAQYSSSGVMMEKVISGEHHFGYNVIGSYALLRAEKVPDIGVAFFKDKTVAFQRPAFISKLGEHPNAAKLFLDYLLSTRGQNVMANKSLIYALRSGTTGPAVPKNIYGKIGGKQNLYVIPVSRDLLKNLEPAVRNDFLNDWRTALKGQ; encoded by the coding sequence ATGCAGAAATTTGTGTCTGTCACACTGGCCTTGTTGTTTGCCGCACCCGCTCTGGCACAGGTGCCCAAAGGGTATCCTGCCAGTTACCAGAAAACCATCGATGAGGCCCGCAAAGAGAAAAAACTGGTGGTGTACTCCTCGACGGATCAGGCCAGCGCCCAGTTCTTGATCGATGATTTCAAAACCCTGTACCCCTTCATTGAAGTGGAATACAACGACATCGGCACCACCCAGCTTTACAGCCGTTTCATCAGTGAGGCAGCAGCAGGTGGAAAAAGCGCGGATTTTGTGTGGAGCAGTGGCATGGAACTGCAAGTGAAACTGGCAGCAGATGGTTACGCCCTGCCTTACACCTCGCCAGAGGCCAAGTTTTACCCTGCCTCCTCCAAGTTGGACAACATCCTGTACGGCACCACCATGGAGCCGGGCGTGCTGGTGTACAACAAGCGCTTTGTGAAAAAGCCCCCCACCACCCGTCAGGAGTTTGCCAAACTGCTTGCAGACCCCAAAATGAACGGCAAGGTGGCCACCTGGGACCCCGAGAAAAGCGGCATCGGCTTTACTTTCTTACATCAGGACAGTGTGACGGTGGGCAGCATCATGGACCTGTTCAAAGCCTTCGGGAAGTCGGGCACCGCGCAGTATTCCTCCTCTGGCGTGATGATGGAGAAGGTCATCTCTGGGGAGCACCACTTCGGGTACAACGTGATTGGTTCTTACGCCCTGCTGCGTGCCGAGAAAGTGCCAGACATCGGGGTGGCGTTCTTCAAGGACAAAACCGTGGCTTTTCAGCGTCCGGCGTTCATCAGCAAACTGGGTGAGCACCCCAATGCTGCGAAACTGTTTCTGGATTACCTGCTGAGCACACGCGGTCAGAACGTGATGGCCAACAAATCTTTGATTTACGCCCTGCGCTCTGGCACCACCGGTCCTGCCGTTCCCAAAAACATCTACGGCAAAATTGGCGGCAAGCAGAACCTGTATGTGATTCCGGTGTCCAGAGACCTCCTCAAAAACCTTGAGCCTGCGGTGCGAAACGACTTCCTGAACGACTGGCGCACCGCCCTGAAAGGCCAGTGA
- a CDS encoding ABC transporter permease has translation MTGRSSQMQSKAEQPALKLKPAYWGILLTCVVAVLVLSPLGLLAYQSLLSAPFFAPIKQVSLDAYRYVLTDPAFYRALFNSFVIALGMVGIAVPAGTALAFLVNKTDLPFRKGFELLLLTPTFVSPIILGIGFTMVFGPVGLVSNPVRDLFGTVPWTIYSLPAIAIIAGLLHVPYVYLYVSSTIRNLDASLEEAARVSGAGIWTVAMSVTIPLVRPSVVYSAMLMLLLGFEIFGLPLVLGDSKGIDVITTYLYRLTGITGVPAYGPMAVVAVLLIAVALLIVALQRKILGNTGNKYTSVGAKGYRSARLKLGKARWWIAAAVMVYLLVTVLLPVFGVILRSFVTSWGAGVNLLDVLTLKNYQAIFTLPDLSRGVTNTLLVASVGGFIAVGVYLTIASGILRSTPFLRKVLDYLSGLPRSVPGLIIGLAFMWLFLFVKPIGFLRTTLFSLILAYTIVWMPYGVRLLTATLMQISKDLEEAARMTGASPLKAFQSITLPLLQSGLLSAWLLLFMQFVREYSTGVYLLTPGTEVMGSLIVSLWATGAVDSIAALSTLQIGIIGVVYILANRLGVKAGE, from the coding sequence ATGACCGGGCGCAGTTCCCAGATGCAAAGCAAGGCCGAGCAACCCGCCTTGAAACTGAAACCGGCATACTGGGGGATCCTGCTCACCTGCGTGGTGGCCGTGCTGGTGTTGTCCCCTCTGGGACTGCTGGCCTACCAGAGTTTGCTCAGTGCACCGTTCTTTGCACCCATCAAGCAGGTTTCGCTGGACGCTTACCGTTATGTGCTGACCGACCCGGCGTTTTACCGTGCCCTGTTCAACTCTTTCGTGATCGCTCTGGGGATGGTCGGGATTGCGGTGCCTGCCGGGACCGCTCTGGCTTTTCTGGTCAACAAAACCGATTTGCCGTTCCGCAAAGGTTTTGAGTTGCTGCTGCTCACCCCCACTTTTGTTTCGCCGATCATTCTGGGGATTGGGTTCACCATGGTTTTTGGGCCTGTGGGTCTGGTGAGCAACCCAGTCAGAGATCTGTTCGGGACGGTGCCGTGGACCATCTACTCCTTGCCTGCCATTGCGATCATTGCCGGTTTGCTGCACGTCCCTTACGTGTACCTGTACGTGTCCAGCACCATCCGCAATCTGGATGCATCGCTGGAAGAGGCCGCCCGAGTCAGTGGCGCAGGCATCTGGACGGTGGCCATGAGCGTCACCATTCCTCTGGTTCGGCCTTCGGTGGTCTACAGTGCCATGCTGATGCTCTTGCTGGGCTTCGAAATCTTCGGTTTGCCTCTGGTGCTCGGGGATTCCAAAGGCATCGATGTGATCACCACCTACCTGTACCGCCTGACCGGAATCACTGGCGTTCCAGCTTACGGCCCGATGGCCGTGGTGGCGGTGCTGCTGATCGCGGTGGCCCTGTTGATTGTGGCCCTGCAAAGAAAAATCCTCGGGAACACCGGAAACAAGTACACCTCTGTGGGGGCCAAAGGTTACCGCTCTGCACGCCTGAAACTCGGGAAGGCCCGCTGGTGGATTGCAGCTGCGGTGATGGTGTACCTGCTGGTCACCGTGCTGCTGCCTGTGTTCGGGGTGATTTTGAGGAGCTTCGTGACCAGTTGGGGGGCCGGGGTCAACCTGCTGGATGTGCTGACCCTCAAGAACTATCAGGCGATTTTCACCCTGCCTGACCTGAGCCGGGGGGTCACCAACACCCTCTTGGTGGCATCGGTGGGCGGATTCATTGCGGTGGGTGTGTACCTGACCATCGCCTCGGGGATTTTGCGGTCCACACCCTTTTTGCGCAAAGTGCTGGATTACCTGAGTGGTCTTCCCCGTTCGGTTCCGGGCCTGATCATCGGACTGGCGTTCATGTGGCTGTTTCTGTTCGTGAAGCCCATTGGCTTCCTGAGGACCACCCTGTTCAGCCTGATTCTGGCCTACACCATCGTGTGGATGCCTTACGGGGTGAGGCTGCTGACCGCCACCCTCATGCAAATCAGCAAGGACCTCGAAGAGGCTGCCCGCATGACCGGAGCCTCTCCCCTCAAAGCCTTCCAGAGCATCACCCTGCCTCTCTTGCAAAGCGGGTTGCTCTCGGCGTGGTTGCTGCTGTTCATGCAGTTCGTGCGGGAATACTCCACCGGGGTGTACCTGCTGACCCCCGGCACCGAAGTGATGGGCTCTTTGATTGTGTCCCTGTGGGCAACCGGTGCTGTGGATTCGATTGCAGCCCTCTCGACCCTGCAAATTGGCATCATCGGCGTGGTGTACATTCTGGCCAACCGTCTGGGTGTCAAAGCAGGAGAATGA
- a CDS encoding CGNR zinc finger domain-containing protein, whose protein sequence is MTETFDFDAGHVALDFINTVRQRDGHRKDQLPAPTDFQRWLQESALVPGEDLQRLSLHPSFPEVHQQARALRDEFRHAIEGLVNTPEVPADLLKHLNLLLWQHPPRKVLAVGQVPLQFKLQHELDTPDALLGVLADQMANLLTLDLQGRLKKCAKSTCIRHFLDTSKNKSRNWCSMATCGNRAKAQAFYRRKVQRADESSF, encoded by the coding sequence ATGACCGAAACCTTTGATTTTGATGCCGGACATGTGGCTCTGGATTTCATCAACACCGTTCGCCAGAGGGACGGCCACCGGAAAGACCAGTTGCCTGCCCCCACCGACTTTCAACGCTGGCTTCAGGAAAGCGCTCTGGTCCCTGGTGAAGACCTCCAGAGGCTGTCCCTGCACCCCTCTTTTCCAGAAGTGCACCAGCAAGCCAGAGCCCTGAGGGACGAATTCAGGCACGCCATCGAGGGTCTGGTGAACACACCAGAGGTTCCTGCTGACCTGCTCAAGCACCTGAACCTGCTGCTCTGGCAACACCCCCCTCGCAAGGTGTTGGCTGTAGGACAGGTGCCATTGCAATTCAAGCTGCAACACGAACTGGACACCCCGGACGCCTTGCTGGGGGTGTTGGCCGACCAGATGGCAAATCTGCTGACTCTGGACCTGCAAGGCCGCCTCAAAAAATGTGCAAAGTCCACCTGCATCCGGCACTTTCTGGACACCAGCAAAAACAAAAGCCGCAACTGGTGCAGCATGGCCACCTGTGGAAACCGGGCCAAAGCGCAGGCGTTTTACCGTCGCAAAGTGCAAAGAGCAGACGAAAGCAGCTTCTGA
- a CDS encoding substrate-binding domain-containing protein — MSGLVIHLQTQRERCGLSRSELAERTGLSRQSIHSIEQGKYIPSTLVALQLSQALKCSVEDLFQLASQELPVAMWASEKETQSGAQVRVAKVGNRLVAHPLTGPERFLHTTDALVQEVEAGQVRLSPVTSPELWNHTLMLAGCDPAFALLQQNGPEQRIQTVHATSLEGLELLKAGQVHATGIHLHDPEGQTFNLPFLEKAGLQGCMVVSLWTWQQGLLVARGNPLHIQSLNDLTRPNVRLVQRQSSAGSRILLDALLREASVDLSQITLTPTEAQSHQEVAQQVLSGQADVGLALQAVAEGAGLDFIPLVQERFDLVVAPAHQNHPVLQKLLLHLKSPVLRQSVQALGGYDPSQAGEVLQWAGQGTP; from the coding sequence ATGTCTGGCCTTGTCATCCACCTGCAAACCCAACGTGAGCGTTGTGGTCTGAGCCGATCTGAACTGGCTGAACGGACGGGCCTGAGCAGGCAGTCCATCCACAGCATCGAGCAGGGAAAGTACATTCCCAGCACCCTGGTGGCTTTGCAACTCTCACAGGCCCTGAAATGCAGCGTAGAGGACCTGTTCCAACTTGCAAGCCAAGAGTTGCCTGTCGCCATGTGGGCCAGTGAAAAAGAGACACAATCTGGTGCACAGGTGAGGGTGGCAAAGGTGGGAAACCGTCTGGTGGCCCATCCACTCACTGGACCCGAGCGTTTCTTGCACACTACCGACGCTCTGGTGCAGGAGGTCGAGGCCGGGCAGGTGAGGCTCTCTCCGGTCACTTCGCCAGAGCTCTGGAACCACACCTTGATGCTGGCCGGATGCGATCCGGCTTTTGCCTTGCTGCAACAGAATGGACCAGAGCAGCGCATTCAGACGGTTCATGCAACCAGTCTGGAAGGTCTGGAGCTTTTGAAAGCCGGTCAGGTGCATGCAACAGGGATTCACCTGCATGACCCAGAGGGCCAGACGTTCAACCTGCCTTTTCTGGAAAAAGCAGGGCTGCAAGGGTGCATGGTGGTTTCCCTCTGGACGTGGCAACAGGGATTGCTGGTGGCCAGAGGCAACCCTTTGCACATCCAGAGCCTCAATGACCTGACCCGTCCGAATGTGCGTCTGGTGCAGCGTCAAAGCAGTGCAGGCAGCCGGATTTTGCTGGATGCCCTGCTCAGGGAGGCCAGCGTGGACCTTTCTCAGATCACCCTTACACCCACCGAAGCCCAGAGCCATCAGGAAGTGGCCCAGCAGGTGCTCTCTGGTCAGGCAGATGTCGGTCTGGCCCTGCAAGCTGTGGCGGAGGGGGCAGGTCTGGATTTCATTCCACTGGTGCAGGAACGTTTTGATCTGGTGGTGGCCCCAGCGCACCAGAACCATCCTGTGCTGCAAAAGCTGCTCTTGCACCTGAAATCTCCAGTGCTGCGCCAGAGTGTGCAGGCTCTGGGCGGTTACGATCCCTCTCAGGCCGGAGAGGTGCTTCAGTGGGCAGGTCAAGGAACACCATGA